A single genomic interval of Psychroserpens sp. NJDZ02 harbors:
- the pruA gene encoding L-glutamate gamma-semialdehyde dehydrogenase: MGKGFFNVPIAVNEPVRAYAPGCQYREAIAKTYKTMYNSNLDVPMYINGKDVTTGNTRTMSPPHDHKHVVGQYHLAEKSHVDEAISTALEARKSWSQVPWQDRAAIFLKAAELIAGPYRAKINAATMIAQSKTIHQAEIDASCELIDFLRFNVQFMTEMYHEQPQSTSGAWNKIEYRPLEGFVYAVSPFNFTAIAGNLPACMAMMGNVVVWKPSDSQIYSAKVIMDVFEEAGVPAGVINVVFGDPVMITDTVLASPDFSGLHFTGSTYVFKELWKQIGNNIHNYKTYPKIVGETGGKDFIVAHKTANPKQVATAITRGAFEFQGQKCSAASRAYVSKSIWNEVKEYVIADVKSFKMGSPEDMGNFITAVIHEGSFDKLAKYIDQAKSDKGAEIIVGGGHDKSKGYFIEPTVIVAEDPKYTTMCDELFGPVITIYVFDDDKYSETLKLVDETSDYALTGAILAKDRYAVIEATKALENCAGNFYINDKPTGAVVGQQPFGGARGSGTNDKAGSILNLQRWVSPRMIKETFVTPVDYRYPFLGE; encoded by the coding sequence ATGGGAAAAGGATTTTTCAATGTACCAATTGCTGTTAACGAACCAGTAAGAGCATATGCTCCAGGCTGTCAATATCGTGAAGCAATAGCTAAGACATACAAAACAATGTACAATAGCAACTTAGACGTGCCAATGTATATTAACGGAAAAGATGTAACAACTGGAAACACTAGAACAATGTCTCCTCCACATGATCATAAGCATGTTGTTGGTCAATATCATTTAGCTGAGAAGTCTCATGTAGACGAGGCTATTTCTACTGCTCTAGAAGCAAGAAAAAGTTGGTCTCAAGTGCCTTGGCAAGATCGTGCTGCTATCTTTTTAAAAGCTGCCGAATTAATTGCAGGTCCTTATAGAGCTAAGATTAATGCTGCAACTATGATTGCACAATCTAAAACAATTCACCAAGCAGAAATTGATGCCTCATGTGAGTTAATAGACTTTTTACGTTTTAACGTACAGTTTATGACAGAAATGTATCACGAGCAACCACAAAGTACAAGTGGTGCTTGGAATAAAATAGAATACAGACCATTAGAAGGTTTTGTATACGCAGTATCTCCATTTAACTTTACTGCCATTGCTGGTAATTTACCTGCTTGTATGGCAATGATGGGTAATGTTGTTGTATGGAAACCTAGTGATTCTCAAATATACTCTGCAAAAGTAATCATGGATGTCTTTGAAGAAGCTGGTGTACCTGCAGGTGTTATTAATGTTGTCTTTGGTGATCCAGTAATGATTACAGATACGGTATTAGCTAGTCCTGATTTTTCTGGTTTACACTTTACTGGTTCTACTTATGTCTTTAAAGAATTATGGAAACAAATTGGAAACAACATCCATAACTATAAAACATATCCAAAAATTGTTGGAGAAACAGGTGGTAAGGATTTTATCGTTGCACACAAAACTGCTAATCCAAAACAAGTAGCAACCGCTATTACAAGAGGTGCTTTTGAATTTCAAGGTCAAAAATGTAGTGCTGCTTCTCGTGCTTATGTTTCAAAAAGTATTTGGAATGAAGTAAAAGAGTATGTAATTGCAGATGTTAAGTCATTTAAAATGGGATCCCCAGAAGATATGGGTAACTTCATAACTGCTGTAATCCATGAAGGATCATTTGATAAATTAGCTAAATACATCGATCAAGCAAAATCAGATAAAGGTGCTGAGATTATTGTTGGTGGTGGACACGACAAAAGCAAAGGTTACTTTATAGAGCCTACAGTTATTGTTGCTGAAGACCCTAAATACACAACAATGTGTGATGAGTTATTTGGCCCTGTTATTACGATTTATGTTTTTGATGATGACAAGTATTCTGAAACATTAAAATTAGTAGATGAAACTAGTGACTACGCATTAACTGGTGCTATTTTAGCTAAAGACAGATATGCTGTTATCGAAGCAACTAAAGCATTAGAAAACTGTGCTGGAAACTTCTACATCAACGACAAACCAACTGGTGCTGTTGTAGGACAACAACCATTTGGAGGCGCAAGAGGTTCTGGAACAAATGATAAAGCAGGAAGTATCTTAAACTTACAACGTTGGGTATCTCCAAGAATGATTAAAGAAACATTTGTAACTCCAGTAGATTACAGATATCCTTTTTTAGGAGAATAG
- the fabD gene encoding ACP S-malonyltransferase gives MKAYIFPGQGAQFTGMGLDLYENSPEAQHLFEDANEILGFNITDIMFEGTAEQLKETKVTQPAIFLHSVILAKTLGDSFKPEMVAGHSLGEFSALVAAGALSFEDGLKLVSQRAQAMQKACEMQPSTMAAVLGLEDHLVEAICDKIDGIVVAANYNCPGQLVISGEVSAVERACQAMKDAGAKRALMLPVGGAFHSPMMEPAREELAAAIENTTFSKPNCPIYQNVTATAITDEAEIKANLISQLTAPVRWTQSVQQMIKDGATLFTEVGPGKVLQGLVKKINREAQTASATLQIKDDE, from the coding sequence ATGAAAGCATATATATTTCCAGGTCAAGGTGCCCAATTTACAGGAATGGGTCTTGATTTATACGAAAACTCACCAGAAGCTCAACATTTATTTGAAGATGCTAACGAAATTTTAGGTTTCAACATTACAGATATCATGTTTGAAGGTACTGCTGAGCAATTAAAAGAAACTAAGGTAACACAACCTGCTATCTTTTTACACTCTGTTATTTTAGCAAAAACATTAGGTGATAGTTTTAAACCAGAAATGGTTGCAGGACATAGTTTAGGTGAATTTTCTGCTTTAGTCGCTGCTGGCGCATTAAGTTTTGAGGATGGCCTTAAACTAGTATCGCAACGTGCGCAAGCCATGCAAAAAGCATGCGAAATGCAACCAAGTACTATGGCAGCTGTATTAGGTCTTGAAGACCATCTTGTTGAAGCTATCTGTGATAAAATAGACGGTATTGTTGTTGCTGCAAATTATAATTGCCCTGGTCAGTTAGTCATCTCTGGAGAAGTTAGCGCTGTAGAACGTGCTTGCCAAGCTATGAAAGACGCTGGCGCAAAGCGTGCTTTAATGCTACCTGTTGGAGGCGCGTTTCACTCGCCAATGATGGAACCTGCAAGAGAAGAACTAGCAGCTGCTATTGAAAATACTACTTTTAGTAAACCAAATTGTCCAATTTATCAAAATGTAACTGCTACTGCAATTACTGATGAAGCAGAAATTAAAGCAAATTTAATATCGCAATTGACTGCGCCCGTGCGTTGGACACAATCCGTACAGCAAATGATAAAAGATGGCGCTACTTTATTTACAGAAGTTGGCCCAGGAAAAGTCCTTCAAGGTTTGGTTAAAAAAATAAATAGAGAGGCACAAACAGCATCTGCAACTTTACAAATTAAAGACGATGAGTAG
- a CDS encoding response regulator → MVKLMVADQHPIVTKGLELVFANSRDIKIIEAVSDGEAIFNALKQYTTDILLCEIDLPKLNGISVLRRIKKENPEVKVIIYSAQQEDVYAVSAIKAGADGYVQKSTDLLSLKDAIMKVHLGGVYLSPSLSRKIASDKTSGKGGYYKKLSTREVEVLKLLSNGKRNKEIAKELQINEKTVSTYRARLMKKLNVTNLIDLVNQAKGLEL, encoded by the coding sequence ATGGTTAAACTAATGGTTGCAGACCAGCACCCTATTGTCACAAAAGGGCTAGAATTGGTATTTGCAAATTCGCGTGATATTAAAATTATTGAAGCTGTTTCTGATGGCGAAGCAATTTTTAATGCCTTAAAACAGTACACTACCGACATTTTACTTTGTGAAATAGACTTACCAAAACTTAATGGTATAAGTGTATTAAGACGTATTAAAAAGGAAAACCCAGAAGTAAAGGTTATTATTTATAGCGCACAGCAAGAAGATGTCTATGCTGTCAGTGCTATAAAAGCTGGAGCTGATGGTTATGTCCAAAAATCTACTGATTTATTATCTTTAAAAGATGCAATTATGAAAGTACACTTGGGAGGTGTTTACCTAAGCCCTAGTCTTTCTAGAAAAATAGCATCAGATAAAACTTCTGGAAAAGGTGGATATTACAAAAAACTATCTACTAGAGAAGTTGAAGTCTTAAAATTACTATCTAACGGTAAAAGAAATAAGGAAATTGCTAAAGAACTACAGATTAACGAAAAAACGGTAAGTACTTATAGAGCGCGTTTAATGAAAAAATTAAATGTCACCAATCTAATAGACCTTGTCAATCAGGCTAAGGGATTAGAATTATAA
- the gldB gene encoding gliding motility lipoprotein GldB, which translates to MRVSILIISVFFLLFSCQDDNKVADEISKIDMNVAIERFDIAFAEAKPDDLPQLQNTFPFMFPAQYDDAFWINKMKDTLQLQLNKETLKKFPDLKTETKEIKQLFQALKYNFPTFKAPRVITTTSDVDYRNKVIVTDTIAIIELDTYLGKDHFFYEGLQTYIVANMRSEQIVVDLANAYAQKYVLHTKRKNLMEEMIYFGKLLYVKDKIIPFKTDAEKIGYTQAQLDWVEDNQEQMWQYFIGKDILYSTDSKLPGRFINDAPFSKFYLAEIDNESPGKVGQFIGWQIVRAFMENNDTTLGDLINTPAQTIFNKAKYKPRQ; encoded by the coding sequence ATGAGAGTATCCATTTTAATTATATCAGTATTTTTCTTGTTGTTTTCTTGTCAAGATGATAACAAGGTAGCCGACGAGATTTCAAAAATTGATATGAATGTTGCTATAGAGCGTTTTGATATCGCTTTCGCGGAAGCTAAGCCTGATGATTTACCACAGTTACAAAACACTTTTCCATTTATGTTTCCGGCGCAATATGATGATGCGTTTTGGATTAATAAAATGAAGGACACGTTGCAGCTGCAATTAAATAAAGAAACCCTAAAAAAATTCCCGGATTTAAAGACAGAAACAAAAGAAATAAAACAGTTGTTTCAGGCTTTAAAATATAATTTCCCAACGTTTAAAGCCCCTCGTGTAATTACAACAACTTCAGATGTTGATTATAGAAATAAGGTTATTGTAACGGATACAATAGCTATTATAGAGTTAGATACTTATTTAGGAAAAGACCATTTTTTTTATGAAGGATTGCAAACATATATTGTAGCTAACATGCGGTCGGAACAGATTGTTGTGGATTTAGCAAATGCGTATGCGCAAAAATATGTGTTACATACAAAGCGTAAGAATTTGATGGAAGAAATGATTTATTTTGGAAAGCTATTGTATGTAAAAGATAAGATTATACCGTTTAAAACGGATGCTGAAAAAATAGGATATACGCAAGCGCAGTTAGATTGGGTAGAGGATAATCAAGAGCAAATGTGGCAATACTTTATAGGGAAAGATATATTATATAGTACGGACTCTAAGTTGCCTGGTCGATTTATCAATGACGCTCCTTTTTCTAAATTTTATTTAGCAGAAATTGATAACGAATCTCCAGGGAAAGTAGGACAATTTATAGGTTGGCAGATTGTTAGAGCTTTTATGGAAAATAATGACACGACTTTAGGAGACTTAATCAATACACCAGCGCAAACCATATTTAATAAAGCAAAATATAAACCAAGACAATAA
- the apaG gene encoding Co2+/Mg2+ efflux protein ApaG gives MVQQVTRGIKISVETNFEGTFYKNYKINFAFGYQVTIENQSKDSVQLNARYWTIYDALNNEEIVAGEGVIGLKPVLQPGESHTYSSGCLLTSPFGAMKGYYSMVNFTTTKKFNVAIPSFKLSAPFALN, from the coding sequence ATGGTTCAACAAGTTACAAGAGGTATAAAAATTTCGGTGGAAACCAATTTTGAAGGGACATTTTATAAAAACTATAAGATTAACTTTGCCTTTGGATATCAAGTAACTATCGAAAACCAAAGCAAGGATTCGGTTCAACTTAATGCAAGATATTGGACCATCTATGACGCTTTAAACAATGAAGAAATCGTTGCTGGCGAAGGCGTTATTGGCCTAAAACCAGTATTACAACCTGGCGAATCTCACACTTATTCTTCAGGGTGTCTACTAACCTCTCCTTTTGGCGCAATGAAAGGCTATTACAGCATGGTCAACTTTACCACTACTAAAAAGTTTAATGTTGCTATTCCTAGTTTTAAATTAAGCGCTCCTTTTGCTCTTAATTAA
- the gldC gene encoding gliding motility protein GldC yields MANMTSEITLKVELDENRVPEKINWTAQDGGIKNAEAKAMMLSVWDNVAQESLRIDLWTKDMPVDEMKIFFHQTLVAMSDTFNRATQDEKMTATMKDFCDYFAEKLELKK; encoded by the coding sequence ATGGCTAATATGACCTCAGAAATAACACTTAAAGTTGAATTGGACGAAAATAGAGTTCCAGAAAAAATTAATTGGACTGCTCAAGATGGTGGTATAAAAAACGCGGAAGCGAAAGCAATGATGTTATCCGTTTGGGATAATGTAGCTCAAGAATCTTTACGTATAGATTTATGGACTAAAGATATGCCTGTGGATGAGATGAAAATATTTTTTCATCAAACATTAGTTGCTATGAGTGATACATTTAACAGAGCGACACAGGATGAGAAAATGACTGCAACAATGAAAGATTTTTGCGACTATTTTGCTGAAAAATTAGAACTTAAGAAGTAA
- a CDS encoding NAD(P)/FAD-dependent oxidoreductase: MVKDIQLRVSLKEEEIPDILIKKSAESLSMSRDKISGIKVLRKSIDARKPKIIFNYKVSVFINEPKPETSDYTFDYKDVSKAKPIHIIGFGPAGMWAALRCIELGFKPIVLERGANVKDRRRDLKAINQDHFVNEDSNYCFGEGGAGTYSDGKLYTRSLKRGDVRRIFENLVYHGATDQILVDAHPHIGTNKLPKVVQNIRENIIKYGGEVHFNTRVTDFVIKNNKIEAIQLKNGDELITDKVILATGHSARDIFNLLHDKHIAIEAKSFAMGVRAEHPQHIIDSIQYHCEGPRPDLLPAASYSLVQQVNGRGVYSFCMCPGGFIVPAATANGEVVVNGMSPSRRNNKFANSGIVVEIDANRDLKKYEHFGALKALEFQKDLEKLAFTAGGRSQVAPAQRMTDFVEGKLSSSLNETSYQPGLNSAPLHSLFPKLIGASLRKGFKAFGDKMKGYYTEEANIIGVESRTSSPVSIPRTDLLSHPEITNLFPCGEGGGYAGGIISAAMDGERCAEAATGNL, from the coding sequence ATGGTAAAAGACATTCAACTTCGTGTTTCTTTAAAAGAAGAAGAGATTCCAGATATTTTAATTAAAAAATCTGCGGAATCGCTCTCTATGTCACGGGACAAAATTTCCGGAATTAAGGTCTTGCGAAAATCTATTGATGCCAGAAAACCAAAAATCATATTTAATTACAAGGTCTCTGTTTTTATTAACGAGCCCAAACCCGAAACTTCAGACTACACTTTTGATTATAAAGACGTCTCTAAAGCCAAACCCATCCACATTATAGGATTTGGTCCTGCTGGTATGTGGGCGGCTTTACGTTGTATCGAATTAGGTTTTAAACCTATAGTTTTAGAACGTGGCGCTAATGTAAAAGACAGACGACGTGATTTAAAAGCCATCAATCAAGATCACTTTGTAAATGAAGACTCTAACTACTGTTTCGGTGAAGGAGGAGCAGGAACGTATAGTGACGGTAAATTATACACCCGTAGCTTAAAACGTGGTGATGTCCGACGTATTTTTGAAAACCTTGTTTACCATGGTGCCACAGATCAAATTTTAGTCGATGCCCATCCACACATTGGAACTAATAAGCTACCTAAAGTTGTACAAAACATTAGAGAAAATATTATTAAATATGGCGGAGAAGTCCATTTTAATACCCGTGTTACCGATTTTGTAATTAAGAATAATAAAATTGAAGCTATACAACTTAAAAATGGTGACGAGTTAATTACTGACAAGGTCATTTTAGCGACTGGTCACTCTGCTAGAGATATTTTTAACTTATTACACGATAAGCATATCGCTATTGAAGCAAAATCGTTTGCAATGGGAGTTAGAGCAGAGCATCCGCAACACATTATAGATTCAATACAATACCATTGCGAAGGTCCAAGACCAGACTTATTACCTGCAGCCTCTTATAGTTTAGTACAACAAGTTAACGGACGCGGTGTCTACAGTTTTTGTATGTGTCCAGGAGGTTTTATAGTACCAGCTGCAACTGCCAATGGTGAGGTTGTTGTTAATGGTATGTCGCCTTCAAGGCGAAATAACAAATTTGCCAATTCTGGGATTGTTGTAGAAATTGATGCCAATCGTGATCTTAAAAAGTACGAACATTTTGGCGCGTTAAAGGCTTTAGAGTTTCAGAAAGACTTAGAGAAGCTGGCCTTTACTGCTGGTGGACGTAGCCAAGTTGCTCCAGCACAACGCATGACCGATTTTGTTGAAGGTAAATTATCTAGTAGTTTAAATGAGACGTCTTATCAACCTGGTTTAAATAGTGCTCCGCTACATAGTTTGTTTCCTAAATTAATTGGAGCTTCTTTAAGAAAAGGCTTTAAAGCTTTTGGAGATAAAATGAAAGGGTACTATACTGAAGAAGCTAATATTATTGGTGTAGAATCCCGCACCTCATCGCCAGTCAGTATCCCAAGAACAGACCTTTTATCTCATCCTGAAATCACAAACCTATTTCCTTGTGGAGAAGGTGGTGGGTATGCTGGTGGAATAATAAGTGCTGCCATGGATGGCGAACGTTGTGCAGAAGCGGCGACCGGCAATCTATAA
- the lspA gene encoding signal peptidase II codes for MSSRNILILGLIVLNIILDQVSKFIVRVDVIAGTQTEIFGQYFTLHNVENKGAFLGMGSDFSPALRIGLLLVLPIVVLGLVLRHIIKDKTMNTMTLVGFCCIIGGGIANVYDRIIYGSVTDFLHIDLGGVFRTGIFNLADVSVMVGMGCLIVGGLKTKKA; via the coding sequence ATGAGTAGTAGAAACATACTTATTTTAGGGTTAATTGTCCTGAATATTATTTTAGATCAAGTGTCTAAATTTATTGTCAGAGTAGATGTCATTGCAGGTACTCAAACAGAAATTTTTGGACAATACTTTACACTTCATAACGTAGAAAACAAAGGCGCCTTTTTAGGTATGGGTAGTGATTTTAGTCCTGCCTTACGCATCGGCTTACTTCTAGTCTTACCTATAGTTGTATTAGGCTTAGTACTAAGACATATTATTAAAGACAAAACCATGAATACAATGACCTTAGTTGGTTTTTGTTGTATCATTGGTGGTGGAATTGCCAATGTATATGACCGTATTATTTATGGTTCTGTTACCGACTTTTTACATATCGATTTAGGCGGTGTGTTTAGGACCGGTATTTTTAATCTAGCGGATGTGTCGGTTATGGTTGGAATGGGCTGCTTAATTGTAGGTGGTTTAAAAACCAAAAAAGCATAA
- the nadE gene encoding NAD(+) synthase, with protein sequence MQTEKVVKHIVNWLKDYATNAKVNGFVVGISGGIDSAVTSTLCAETGLKVLCVEMPIHQPASHVSRGQEHIEQLKKRYANVDGIISDLTPVFEEFKTEVSLDGNQAIVDMALANTRARLRMTTLYYHAGLLGLLVAGTGNKVEDFGVGFYTKYGDGGVDLSPIADLLKSEVYTIADYLKVPESIIKATPSDGLFGDARSDEDQIGASYPELEWAMKMKEDGKTEADFSGRQKEVFNIFKRYNTNNLHKMNPIPVCEIPKDLI encoded by the coding sequence ATGCAAACAGAAAAAGTTGTTAAACATATTGTAAATTGGTTAAAAGATTATGCTACTAACGCAAAAGTGAATGGTTTTGTTGTTGGAATTTCTGGCGGAATTGATAGTGCTGTAACCTCAACACTCTGCGCTGAAACTGGCTTAAAGGTCTTATGTGTCGAAATGCCAATACACCAACCTGCTAGTCATGTCTCTAGAGGCCAAGAACATATTGAGCAACTTAAAAAACGATACGCTAACGTGGATGGTATTATATCTGACCTAACGCCTGTTTTTGAAGAATTTAAAACTGAAGTCTCTCTAGATGGAAATCAAGCTATTGTAGATATGGCTTTAGCTAACACTCGTGCACGTTTACGTATGACGACCTTATATTATCATGCTGGATTACTAGGATTATTAGTCGCTGGAACAGGAAACAAAGTAGAGGATTTTGGCGTGGGTTTTTATACTAAATATGGAGATGGCGGCGTAGATTTAAGTCCAATTGCTGATTTACTTAAAAGTGAAGTTTATACTATCGCGGACTACTTAAAAGTTCCTGAATCTATAATAAAAGCAACACCAAGTGATGGACTATTTGGAGATGCACGAAGTGATGAAGACCAGATTGGCGCCTCTTATCCTGAATTAGAATGGGCCATGAAAATGAAAGAAGACGGCAAAACGGAAGCTGATTTTTCTGGAAGACAAAAAGAAGTTTTTAATATTTTTAAACGTTACAACACTAACAATTTGCATAAAATGAACCCTATACCTGTTTGTGAGATACCTAAAGATTTGATATAA
- the dnaG gene encoding DNA primase, giving the protein MISKSTIDQVYESSRLEEVIGDFVQLKKAGTNFKGLSPFSDERSPSFVVSPVKQIWKDFSSGKGGNVVAFLMEHEHFTYPEAIKYLAKKYNIEIEETEQSDEQKQEHDKRESLYLVSEFASKYFQNILHNTDQGKAIGLSYFKERGFTTETIKKFDLGYSLDQWSGFTDEALKKGYKLEFLEATGLTIVKESKRFDRFKGRVLFPIQSMSGRVLGFGGRILTNDKKAAKYLNSPESDLYHKSKVLYGIYNAKQSIAKEDNCYLVEGYTDVIQFYQTGIKNVVSSSGTALSSDQIRLINRLTKNITVLFDGDAAGMRASLRGIDLILEQGMNVKVCTFPEGEDPDSFAKSNTLEELTKYLEENAQDFIQFKASVLYEGAKNDPIKKAETIRDIVNSIAKIPDRIKTEIYIQECARIMDISEEVLFSTLAQITNKDQKGSSNGPEMPQAFEVVKNTPTVKKVDVQYTLERKIIEILLLYGDQTVDFEDLILKENEKGQLELEPIVQQSKVFEKVFLDLQEDEMEFLNPLFKDIYFAIIETLNQNPEFKIESIINTIHPDLASEITSILMEDERYELSDWERNNIFPKTKKDSVAQLVSETILTLRCFLIDQKVLNFQQQTLQNRTEVNRDVLEEVKDYSGLKMLLARKLNRAL; this is encoded by the coding sequence TTGATTTCTAAATCTACCATTGACCAAGTATATGAATCCTCTAGACTAGAAGAGGTTATTGGTGATTTTGTTCAGCTAAAAAAGGCAGGGACTAATTTTAAAGGGTTGAGTCCTTTTTCTGACGAGCGTTCTCCAAGTTTTGTCGTATCACCTGTTAAGCAAATTTGGAAAGATTTTTCTAGTGGAAAAGGAGGTAACGTGGTTGCCTTTTTAATGGAGCATGAACATTTTACTTATCCGGAAGCTATAAAGTATTTGGCTAAAAAGTATAATATTGAAATAGAAGAAACAGAACAGTCTGACGAACAAAAACAAGAACATGATAAACGCGAAAGCTTATATCTAGTGAGTGAGTTTGCGAGTAAGTATTTTCAGAATATTTTACATAATACAGATCAAGGTAAAGCAATTGGATTAAGTTATTTTAAAGAACGTGGTTTTACAACAGAAACCATAAAAAAGTTTGATTTAGGATATAGTTTAGATCAATGGAGTGGGTTTACGGATGAGGCTTTAAAAAAGGGTTATAAATTAGAATTTTTAGAAGCCACAGGACTTACTATAGTTAAGGAAAGTAAACGTTTTGACCGTTTTAAGGGACGTGTGTTATTTCCGATACAAAGTATGAGCGGTCGTGTTTTGGGGTTTGGTGGTCGTATTTTAACTAACGATAAAAAAGCTGCAAAATATTTAAACAGTCCAGAAAGTGATTTGTACCATAAAAGTAAAGTGTTATATGGTATTTATAATGCTAAACAAAGTATAGCCAAAGAAGATAATTGTTATTTGGTCGAAGGCTATACGGATGTTATACAGTTTTATCAAACGGGAATAAAAAACGTAGTGTCCAGTTCTGGTACAGCGTTAAGTAGTGATCAAATTAGGTTAATTAACCGATTGACAAAAAATATTACCGTACTGTTTGATGGTGATGCTGCTGGTATGCGTGCTTCTTTAAGAGGGATTGATTTAATTCTTGAACAAGGGATGAATGTCAAGGTTTGTACTTTTCCAGAAGGAGAAGATCCTGATAGTTTTGCAAAATCTAACACGTTAGAAGAGTTAACCAAGTATCTAGAGGAGAATGCTCAGGATTTTATACAATTTAAAGCGTCTGTTTTATATGAAGGGGCAAAAAACGATCCTATAAAAAAGGCGGAAACGATTAGAGATATTGTTAACAGTATCGCTAAAATTCCGGATAGGATTAAAACAGAAATTTATATCCAAGAATGTGCTAGGATAATGGATATTAGCGAGGAAGTATTGTTCTCTACTTTGGCGCAAATTACTAACAAAGATCAAAAAGGTAGTTCTAACGGTCCAGAAATGCCTCAAGCATTTGAAGTTGTAAAAAACACGCCTACCGTTAAAAAAGTAGATGTTCAATATACGTTAGAGCGTAAGATTATTGAGATTTTATTGCTTTATGGAGATCAAACAGTGGATTTTGAAGATCTTATATTAAAAGAAAATGAGAAAGGCCAGTTAGAGTTAGAGCCAATTGTACAGCAATCTAAAGTGTTTGAAAAAGTGTTTTTGGATTTGCAGGAAGATGAAATGGAATTTTTAAACCCGCTATTTAAAGATATTTATTTCGCAATAATTGAAACCTTAAATCAGAATCCAGAGTTTAAAATAGAATCGATCATAAATACGATACATCCTGATTTAGCTTCAGAGATTACTTCTATTTTAATGGAGGATGAGCGCTATGAATTATCCGATTGGGAGCGTAATAATATTTTTCCTAAAACTAAAAAGGATTCTGTAGCTCAGTTAGTAAGTGAAACAATCTTAACATTGCGTTGTTTTTTAATTGATCAAAAAGTGCTTAATTTTCAGCAACAAACACTTCAAAACAGAACAGAAGTAAATAGAGACGTCTTGGAAGAGGTCAAAGACTATTCTGGTTTGAAGATGTTATTAGCTAGAAAATTAAATAGAGCTTTATAA